From the genome of Candidatus Binataceae bacterium, one region includes:
- a CDS encoding amidohydrolase family protein: MAATPIKVISADSHMTEPADLWTERLDQKFRDRAPRIIRSENRGTFIFVAPDIPAFPVAGGFAAGRSGEELREFMKRANKDEGYKAARPSGWDPAERIKDQDVDGVQAEILYTTLGMPLFGLHDADLQRECFRVYNDWVADFASYDPRRLHAIALISLEDINEGAKELERAKKIGLKGAMIWGSPPAESPYWHKSYDPFWQVAEDLQMPLSLHVITGKRPPRSKEEQQKAKTREPSFIRGYMNILHEVQRSLTDIICGGVLMRFPRLKIVSAENDSGWLPHYMYRLDHAFEKFGAMMEEPLDMTPGEYVRRNVWATFQDDPVGPMLVQFFGEDNFMWASDFPHTDSTWPHSQDVIARDFKHVPEAVKRKIVCENAARLYQIDLN; this comes from the coding sequence ATGGCAGCAACACCAATCAAGGTAATCTCCGCTGACTCTCACATGACCGAACCCGCGGATCTCTGGACCGAGAGGCTGGACCAGAAATTTCGCGATCGTGCGCCGCGCATCATCAGGAGCGAAAACCGCGGCACGTTTATTTTTGTGGCGCCCGATATTCCAGCCTTTCCGGTCGCGGGCGGATTTGCGGCCGGCCGCAGCGGCGAAGAGCTCCGCGAATTCATGAAGCGCGCAAATAAGGACGAAGGCTACAAGGCGGCGCGCCCAAGTGGTTGGGACCCTGCCGAGCGCATCAAGGACCAGGACGTCGATGGCGTGCAGGCCGAGATCCTGTACACCACGCTGGGCATGCCCCTGTTTGGACTCCATGATGCCGACCTGCAGCGTGAGTGTTTTCGGGTTTACAACGATTGGGTCGCGGACTTTGCTTCCTACGATCCGCGCCGTCTGCACGCGATTGCACTGATCTCGCTCGAAGATATCAACGAAGGCGCCAAGGAGCTCGAACGCGCGAAAAAGATTGGGCTCAAGGGGGCAATGATCTGGGGTTCGCCTCCGGCAGAAAGCCCCTACTGGCATAAATCCTACGATCCGTTCTGGCAGGTCGCAGAGGACTTGCAGATGCCGCTGTCGCTGCACGTCATCACCGGCAAGCGACCGCCGCGCTCCAAAGAGGAACAGCAGAAGGCCAAGACACGCGAGCCGTCGTTCATTCGCGGCTACATGAATATCCTGCACGAGGTGCAGCGTTCGCTAACCGATATAATCTGCGGGGGCGTGTTGATGCGCTTTCCGCGTTTGAAGATCGTATCCGCGGAGAATGACAGCGGATGGTTGCCACACTACATGTACCGGCTCGACCACGCATTCGAGAAGTTCGGCGCGATGATGGAAGAGCCGCTCGATATGACGCCGGGCGAGTACGTACGCCGCAATGTGTGGGCGACCTTCCAGGACGATCCGGTCGGCCCGATGCTGGTGCAGTTCTTCGGCGAGGACAACTTCATGTGGGCCTCGGACTTTCCACATACCGACTCGACGTGGCCCCACTCACAAGACGTGATTGCGCGCGACTTCAAACATGTTCCGGAAGCGGTGAAACGCAAGATCGTCTGTGAAAACGCGGCGCGTTTGTATCAGATCGATCTGAACTAG